The following coding sequences lie in one Bartonella sp. DGB1 genomic window:
- the dnaN gene encoding DNA polymerase III subunit beta: MHVIVDQSQLLKALSHSARVVERRNAGEIVSNVFLDAFAGGLRLKATDLDLLLTEVIPAVSKEDGKTTVSAQLFSEIVKKLSDYEQVELCLDQDKKFLIIKSGVSQFKLAVMDANDFPVEEEKIFTHNFCLPASELFFLLSRCEFAISMEDTRYYLTGAYFHCVEEDNKKLLRSVATDGHRLARIQIDAPEGVENMPNVIIGRKLVTELCKILAEDKEQQVNISLSDRNIKLQINDICFVSSLVDGKFPDYNRVIPIKNDKELKISNSALKSAVDRVTVVSERGKAVKFSLTQDKLILSVSASPAGSAEERLDVDYKDEDLQIGFNARYLIDIISQINSEDIYIRLLNSESPAVVKSPEDDRAIYILMPMRC; the protein is encoded by the coding sequence ATGCATGTTATTGTAGATCAATCACAATTATTAAAAGCTCTATCGCATAGTGCTAGGGTCGTTGAAAGACGAAATGCTGGTGAAATAGTGTCGAATGTATTTTTAGATGCTTTCGCTGGTGGGCTACGTCTTAAGGCAACCGATCTGGATCTTTTGTTGACTGAGGTAATACCAGCAGTAAGTAAAGAAGACGGTAAAACTACTGTTTCAGCTCAATTATTTTCAGAAATAGTTAAAAAATTATCAGATTATGAACAAGTAGAATTATGTTTAGATCAAGATAAAAAATTTTTAATTATTAAATCAGGTGTTTCACAATTTAAGCTAGCGGTGATGGATGCAAATGATTTTCCTGTAGAAGAAGAAAAAATATTTACGCATAATTTTTGTTTGCCTGCGTCAGAATTATTCTTTTTACTGAGTAGATGTGAATTTGCTATTTCTATGGAAGATACTAGATATTATTTAACGGGCGCTTATTTCCACTGTGTAGAGGAAGATAATAAAAAATTATTACGTAGTGTTGCAACAGATGGACATAGATTAGCGAGAATTCAGATAGATGCTCCGGAAGGCGTGGAAAATATGCCGAATGTTATTATTGGGCGTAAATTAGTAACTGAATTATGTAAAATATTAGCAGAAGATAAAGAGCAACAAGTAAATATTAGCTTATCTGATCGTAATATTAAATTGCAAATTAACGATATTTGTTTTGTATCTTCTTTAGTTGATGGTAAATTTCCTGATTATAATAGAGTCATTCCAATCAAGAATGATAAAGAGTTAAAAATTTCTAATTCTGCTTTAAAATCTGCAGTTGATCGTGTGACGGTTGTTAGTGAAAGAGGTAAAGCCGTTAAATTTTCTCTTACTCAAGATAAATTAATTTTATCTGTTTCTGCCTCTCCAGCTGGTAGTGCCGAGGAGCGTTTGGATGTTGATTATAAAGATGAAGATTTGCAAATAGGCTTTAATGCTCGTTATTTAATCGATATTATTTCACAAATTAATAGTGAAGATATTTATATTAGATTATTGAATTCTGAATCACCTGCTGTAGTTAAGTCTCCGGAAGACGATAGAGCTATTTATATTTTAATGCCAATGCGTTGCTAA
- the dnaA gene encoding chromosomal replication initiator protein DnaA, whose product MKTDVNSVEENFVAATGTALAVKSSSDSLFESFTKSLNEHLGDEVFSSWFGRLQLDYITDEIVRLSVPTAFLRSWINTHYLTVIEELWQKKLKNLVKVEIVIRSATRTSRVAANISVADNNKVNKSLGSNLSHKDKNPVVSPNISTQQRMLQPLTLGSPLDPKYTFDNFVEGASNRMALAAAKTVAEAGSGAVRFNPLFIHASVGMGKTHLLQAIAINMLSRITPVKVVYFTAEYFMWRFAMAIRDNNALLLKEQLRNIDLLIIDDMQFLQGKSIQNEFCHLLNLLLDSAKQVVVAADRPVAELEMLDDRVKSRLQGGVALEIGHPDYNMRLQMLQHKLSQAMREDSDLKIDEKTLVYVASVISGSGRDIEGAFNQLLVCKSFGGELSFQRVGELISHLMRPNDSKRIKIEDIQKIVARHYNVSKQDLLSNRRTRTIVKPRQVAMYLSKILTPRSLPEIGRRFGGRDHTTVLHAVRKIEGLLDEDKSLFQDIETLKQLVQDQS is encoded by the coding sequence ATGAAAACAGACGTAAATTCAGTAGAGGAGAATTTTGTTGCAGCTACAGGAACTGCGTTAGCAGTGAAATCTAGTTCTGATTCTCTTTTTGAATCATTTACGAAATCTTTAAACGAGCATTTGGGAGATGAAGTATTTTCTAGTTGGTTTGGTAGATTGCAACTAGATTATATCACCGATGAAATAGTTAGATTATCTGTTCCTACAGCTTTTTTACGCTCTTGGATAAATACGCATTATTTAACTGTAATTGAAGAATTATGGCAAAAAAAATTAAAGAATTTAGTTAAAGTAGAAATAGTGATAAGAAGTGCTACTAGAACTTCAAGAGTTGCTGCTAATATTTCTGTAGCTGATAATAATAAAGTTAATAAGTCTCTAGGTTCTAATTTATCGCATAAAGATAAGAATCCAGTTGTTTCTCCAAATATTTCAACTCAACAACGTATGTTGCAGCCTTTAACATTAGGTTCACCTTTAGATCCTAAATATACTTTTGATAATTTTGTTGAAGGAGCTTCTAATCGTATGGCTCTTGCCGCTGCAAAAACGGTTGCTGAGGCAGGATCTGGTGCCGTTCGTTTTAATCCTTTATTTATTCATGCTTCTGTAGGTATGGGTAAAACTCACTTGTTGCAAGCTATTGCTATTAATATGTTAAGCCGTATAACTCCGGTGAAAGTTGTTTATTTTACCGCTGAATATTTTATGTGGCGCTTTGCTATGGCTATTCGAGATAATAATGCTCTATTGTTGAAAGAGCAATTGCGTAATATAGATCTTCTTATTATTGATGATATGCAATTTCTACAAGGTAAATCAATTCAAAATGAATTTTGTCATTTATTGAATTTATTATTAGATAGTGCAAAACAAGTTGTAGTGGCTGCGGATAGACCTGTTGCTGAACTTGAAATGCTTGATGATCGGGTTAAGTCGCGTTTGCAAGGCGGGGTTGCTTTGGAAATAGGTCATCCAGATTATAATATGCGTTTACAAATGTTACAGCATAAGTTATCTCAGGCTATGCGTGAAGATTCAGATCTTAAAATTGATGAAAAAACGCTAGTTTATGTTGCTTCAGTTATTTCTGGTTCAGGTAGAGATATTGAGGGTGCCTTTAACCAATTATTGGTTTGTAAATCCTTTGGTGGTGAACTTAGTTTTCAACGTGTAGGAGAATTAATCAGTCATTTAATGCGTCCTAATGATTCTAAGAGAATAAAAATAGAGGATATTCAAAAGATAGTAGCACGACATTATAATGTTTCTAAACAGGATTTATTGTCTAATAGAAGGACTAGAACTATTGTTAAACCTCGACAAGTTGCAATGTATCTTTCAAAAATTTTGACACCTCGTTCATTGCCTGAAATAGGGCGTAGATTTGGTGGTCGAGATCATACTACAGTATTACATGCAGTAAGGAAGATAGAAGGGCTGTTAGATGAAGATAAATCATTGTTTCAGGATATTGAAACTTTAAAACAGCTTGTGCAGGACCAGAGTTGA
- the recF gene encoding DNA replication/repair protein RecF — protein MQYLSINRLDLTNFRNYSNFSLDLAGRSLILTGCNGSGKTNFLEAISLFLPGRGLRRSAYQEMIQANKQTFSLHGVFDYNLSPLNIGTEFSCTYVSRKVKIDGEFCPLDDLTNYIRLNWLIPAMDGIFSGRDSEGRQFLDRLIFSLDSSHAKRLSDYDKLLRSRNKLLENWRSNDIWLDAIELQLSEIAVAIAAARLDLVDQLNILFSECNIHSFPRAFLEVNGFVEDNLLLTNAQEVEDNFRLLLKNQRAIDAASGRTNIGIHRSKLTVSHYDKKITAKFCSTGEQKMLLIGIILCHSQLTKNLVGYCPILLLDEIVSHLDYKHRETLFAFLLSLGGQFFVTGTDKNIFSSLGNEVEFFSTDQCK, from the coding sequence TTGCAATATCTTAGTATAAATCGTTTAGATTTAACCAATTTTCGCAATTATAGTAACTTTTCGTTAGATTTAGCTGGTCGTTCTTTAATTTTAACTGGTTGTAATGGTAGTGGTAAAACTAATTTTTTAGAAGCTATTTCCTTGTTTTTACCAGGACGGGGTTTGCGTCGGTCTGCTTATCAGGAAATGATTCAAGCAAATAAACAGACTTTTTCCTTGCATGGGGTATTTGATTATAATTTATCTCCTCTTAATATAGGTACAGAATTTAGTTGTACCTATGTTAGTAGAAAGGTAAAAATTGACGGTGAATTTTGTCCATTAGATGATCTGACTAATTATATTCGTCTAAATTGGTTGATTCCAGCTATGGACGGAATTTTTTCAGGTAGAGATTCGGAAGGTAGGCAATTTTTAGATAGGTTGATTTTTTCTCTTGATAGCTCTCATGCTAAACGTTTATCTGATTATGATAAATTATTGCGTTCTCGTAATAAATTATTAGAAAATTGGCGTAGTAATGATATTTGGTTAGACGCTATAGAATTACAGCTTTCTGAAATAGCTGTAGCTATAGCCGCTGCTAGGTTAGATTTAGTGGATCAATTAAATATTTTATTTTCAGAATGTAATATTCACAGTTTTCCTAGAGCCTTTTTAGAAGTGAATGGATTTGTAGAAGACAATTTATTATTAACTAATGCGCAAGAAGTTGAAGATAATTTCAGGTTGCTATTAAAAAATCAACGAGCTATAGATGCAGCCTCTGGAAGAACTAACATAGGTATACATAGAAGTAAATTGACCGTATCTCACTATGATAAAAAAATAACCGCTAAATTTTGTTCTACTGGTGAGCAAAAAATGTTATTAATTGGCATTATATTATGTCATTCTCAGTTAACTAAAAATTTAGTAGGTTATTGTCCAATCTTATTGTTAGATGAAATAGTTTCACACTTAGATTACAAACATAGAGAAACTTTATTTGCTTTTTTACTTTCTTTAGGAGGTCAATTTTTTGTGACAGGAACTGATAAAAATATATTTTCTAGTTTAGGTAATGAAGTGGAATTTTTTTCTACCGATCAGTGTAAGTGA